The following proteins come from a genomic window of Mariniflexile sp. TRM1-10:
- a CDS encoding carbohydrate kinase family protein, with product MSKVVCFGEVLWDVFPTHKKIGGAPLNVANRLQALGNNVTMISAIGQGKSGSELLQYIKDVGIDISCIQMHNEYKTGKVKVMLNDKGSASYDIKYPRAWDKIRLTEINKGAVKNSDAFVFGSLAARDESSRSTLYKLIELAKYKIFDLNLRPPYYTKEVLVHLMNQADFIKFNDDELYEVSKSLDSKYLSLEQNIRYIAEITNTKQICVTKGHHGAVLMYDDTFYYNSGYLIKVIDTVGAGDSFLGSLISQLLNKVNPQEAIDFACAVGAMVAQSEGANPKLLRSDIETFINPLLNF from the coding sequence ATGTCAAAAGTAGTGTGTTTTGGAGAAGTGTTGTGGGATGTATTTCCAACCCATAAAAAAATAGGAGGAGCGCCTTTAAATGTTGCCAATAGATTGCAAGCATTGGGGAATAATGTTACAATGATTAGCGCTATTGGTCAAGGTAAAAGCGGGTCTGAATTGCTTCAATATATTAAAGATGTAGGCATTGATATTAGTTGTATTCAAATGCACAATGAGTACAAAACAGGAAAAGTAAAAGTGATGCTAAATGATAAGGGATCGGCGTCCTATGATATTAAATACCCAAGGGCTTGGGACAAAATAAGGTTAACAGAGATAAACAAAGGCGCTGTTAAGAATTCTGATGCGTTTGTTTTTGGCAGTTTGGCAGCAAGAGACGAAAGCTCTAGAAGCACATTGTACAAACTCATAGAACTTGCCAAATACAAAATTTTTGACCTTAATTTAAGGCCGCCATACTACACTAAAGAGGTGTTGGTTCATTTAATGAACCAAGCCGATTTTATAAAATTCAATGATGATGAGCTTTATGAAGTGAGCAAGTCATTGGATTCAAAATATTTGTCATTGGAACAGAACATCCGTTACATTGCAGAAATAACCAATACGAAGCAAATCTGTGTTACCAAAGGGCATCATGGAGCCGTACTGATGTATGATGATACATTTTATTACAATAGTGGCTATCTTATTAAAGTAATTGATACTGTTGGGGCAGGGGATTCGTTTTTAGGTTCGTTAATAAGTCAACTGTTAAACAAGGTTAACCCACAAGAAGCCATAGATTTTGCCTGTGCAGTAGGTGCCATGGTAGCTCAAAGTGAAGGAGCGAATCCGAAGTTGTTGCGTTCGGATATTGAAACGTTTATAAATCCTTTGTTAAATTTTTAA
- a CDS encoding carbon-nitrogen hydrolase family protein yields MMQNIENIELQYLTLEDYQELKEVMIEAYANMPGSYWRKYHIKSLIEKFPEGQVVIKVNNQLVGCALSIILDYDKFDDHHTYEQITGNFTFDTHNKDGDVLYGIDVFIKSEYRGLRLGRRLYDYRKELTEKLNLRGIAFGGRIPNYYKYAEQMSPKEYIERVRRKEIHDPVLNFQISNDFHPSKILKGYLEGDKASNEFAVLLEWDNIYYEKKTTKAITKKKVVRLGLIQWQMRLYKSMEDLMQQAEYFVDAVSAYRSDFALFPEFFNAPLMADHNHMPESQAIRELAAFTPVIVQKFSELAISYNINIITGSMPELRGDLLYNVGYLCKRDGSTERYEKLHITPDESKVWGMQGGNELRTYDTDCGKIGILICYDSEFPELSRILADEGMDILFIPFLTDTQNGYSRVRHCAQARAIENECYVAIAGSVGNLPKVHNMDIQFAQSMVFTPCDFAFPANGIKAEATTNTEMILIADVDIDMLRELNQFGSVRNLRDRRKDLFELRKK; encoded by the coding sequence ATGATGCAAAATATTGAAAACATAGAATTACAGTATTTAACCTTAGAAGACTATCAAGAGTTAAAGGAAGTCATGATTGAGGCTTACGCCAATATGCCTGGGTCGTATTGGAGAAAATATCACATAAAATCTTTAATTGAAAAATTTCCAGAAGGGCAAGTGGTCATCAAAGTAAACAATCAACTTGTTGGATGTGCGCTATCTATTATTTTGGATTATGATAAATTTGATGACCACCATACGTACGAGCAAATAACCGGTAACTTCACGTTTGATACGCACAATAAAGATGGCGACGTACTATATGGCATTGATGTATTTATAAAATCGGAATACCGTGGTTTACGTTTGGGCAGACGCTTGTACGATTACCGTAAAGAACTTACCGAAAAATTAAATTTACGAGGCATTGCTTTTGGGGGTAGGATTCCCAACTACTACAAGTATGCCGAACAAATGAGCCCGAAAGAATATATAGAGAGGGTAAGAAGAAAGGAAATTCACGATCCTGTTTTAAACTTTCAAATATCCAACGATTTTCACCCTTCAAAAATACTAAAAGGCTATTTGGAAGGTGACAAAGCCTCCAACGAGTTTGCTGTGCTTTTGGAATGGGATAATATTTATTACGAAAAGAAAACTACTAAAGCAATAACCAAGAAAAAGGTGGTGCGCCTTGGCTTAATACAATGGCAAATGCGCTTGTATAAAAGCATGGAAGATTTAATGCAACAAGCCGAATATTTTGTTGATGCGGTGTCGGCATATCGGTCTGATTTTGCGCTGTTCCCCGAGTTTTTTAATGCCCCTTTAATGGCCGACCATAACCACATGCCCGAAAGCCAAGCCATTAGGGAATTGGCAGCATTCACACCCGTTATTGTTCAAAAGTTTTCCGAACTAGCTATTTCATACAATATCAACATTATTACAGGGAGTATGCCCGAATTACGAGGTGACTTGCTATACAATGTAGGCTATCTCTGTAAACGGGATGGAAGTACCGAACGTTATGAAAAACTGCATATAACCCCAGATGAATCAAAAGTTTGGGGCATGCAAGGCGGTAATGAACTAAGAACTTACGATACCGACTGTGGTAAAATAGGCATCCTTATTTGTTACGACTCCGAATTCCCTGAGTTAAGCCGCATTTTAGCCGATGAAGGCATGGATATTTTGTTTATACCATTTTTAACCGATACCCAAAATGGTTATTCCAGAGTTCGCCATTGCGCCCAAGCCCGTGCTATTGAAAACGAATGCTATGTGGCTATAGCTGGTAGCGTTGGTAATTTACCTAAAGTGCATAATATGGATATTCAATTTGCACAATCTATGGTATTCACGCCCTGTGATTTTGCTTTTCCTGCCAATGGTATCAAAGCCGAAGCAACCACCAATACCGAAATGATTTTAATTGCCGATGTGGATATTGATATGCTTCGCGAATTGAACCAATTTGGTAGCGTTAGAAACTTACGGGATAGAAGAAAAGATTTGTTTGAGTTGCGTAAGAAATAG
- the lpxD gene encoding UDP-3-O-(3-hydroxymyristoyl)glucosamine N-acyltransferase, with protein sequence MKKSYSIEEINSFLNGELIGNTTQTIEGPEQLQNAKSNHISFIGSTKYIKYWADSKACAAVINDSLELEPGKNRALIKVKNADLAMAKILELFNPAPPEFTMDIHPTAVVHDSAKIGEGCKIGANCYIGKDVELGNGVVLYPNVCVFDETIIGDHTVVWSGTVIRERCIIGSHCIFHTNVSIGADGFGYRPSEDGRGLVKIPQIGNVIIGHYVEIGANSCVDRAKFSSTIIGDGCKIDNLVQIAHNSIMGRSCIMAGHSGLAGSVTLGDGVIIGGSASIKDHTTIHSGATVGAGSGVVGDVAAGKTVLGYPAQDARDMLKQWVALRQFMKKQ encoded by the coding sequence ACAAAACGCAAAAAGCAATCATATCTCCTTTATAGGAAGTACAAAATATATAAAATATTGGGCAGACTCTAAAGCTTGTGCGGCTGTAATAAACGATAGTTTAGAGTTAGAGCCAGGGAAGAATAGAGCCTTAATAAAAGTGAAGAATGCCGATTTAGCTATGGCTAAAATATTAGAGCTCTTCAATCCAGCACCACCTGAATTCACTATGGATATCCACCCTACAGCGGTCGTACACGACTCGGCAAAAATTGGGGAGGGTTGTAAAATTGGCGCAAACTGTTATATTGGTAAAGATGTAGAGTTAGGTAATGGCGTTGTTTTATATCCTAATGTATGTGTGTTTGATGAAACCATTATAGGTGACCATACGGTTGTTTGGTCTGGAACCGTTATTCGTGAGCGCTGTATTATTGGTAGCCATTGTATTTTCCATACCAATGTAAGCATTGGTGCCGATGGTTTTGGATACAGGCCTAGTGAGGATGGACGAGGCCTCGTTAAAATACCCCAAATAGGCAATGTTATCATTGGGCATTATGTAGAAATTGGTGCCAACTCATGTGTAGATCGCGCCAAGTTTAGCTCTACTATTATTGGTGATGGATGTAAAATTGATAATTTAGTGCAAATAGCCCACAACAGTATTATGGGACGTTCTTGCATTATGGCAGGCCATAGCGGACTTGCAGGTTCCGTGACCTTGGGAGATGGTGTTATCATTGGCGGTAGTGCTTCTATTAAAGACCATACCACTATTCATTCTGGAGCTACCGTTGGTGCAGGTTCTGGGGTTGTTGGCGATGTTGCTGCTGGAAAAACCGTTTTAGGATATCCTGCTCAAGATGCCCGAGACATGCTAAAACAGTGGGTCGCTTTAAGGCAGTTCATGAAAAAACAATAA